In Gimesia panareensis, the genomic window AAACGTTCCCACCGCCTTCAATTTATCTGACACCTTTTTGTCTGCTAAACCTGCTCAGTGGCACAGGTCTCGACCAGACCACAGGCAGTGCAGCGGTAAACGTCGAGTTGGTATTGTTCGCCTGTAATCTCGACTGCGGGCGGAAAGGCGGAAATCTTAATCGTGGGAAGGTCGTTCCCTCTGACCCAGACCGCCTTCCTCGCACCGCCATAAGAAGAGTCAAGCAGGTAACCCTTTTCCATTTCTTCATTACGTTTGGGGCAAATCATGTGATTGATTTCCTGTATCA contains:
- a CDS encoding PF20097 family protein, with the protein product MICPKRNEEMEKGYLLDSSYGGARKAVWVRGNDLPTIKISAFPPAVEITGEQYQLDVYRCTACGLVETCATEQV